The proteins below are encoded in one region of Helianthus annuus cultivar XRQ/B chromosome 2, HanXRQr2.0-SUNRISE, whole genome shotgun sequence:
- the LOC110920680 gene encoding xylulose kinase 2 — MEGLCLPKDALFLGFDSSTQSLKATVLDSNLCILTSEIVNFDSELPHYKTKDGVYRDSSINGRIVSPTLMWVEALDLILQRLQDSKKIDFNKLAAVSGSGQQHGSVYWKKGSSNILSSLDPRKPLVDQFGQAFSTRESPIWMDSSTTEQCRAIENAVGGPLELSKLTGSRAYERFTGPQIRRIFETQPEVYNDTERISLVSSFVASVLIGKYACIDHTDGSGMNLMDIKERVWSKQALKATAPDLEEKLGTLAPAHAVAGLIAPYFVQRYQFNKECLVIQCSGDNPNSLAGLTINTPGDLAISLGTSDTVFGITMDHKPSIEGHVLPNPVDPESYMVMLCYKNGSLTREDIRDRCADKSWDVFNQYLKQAPALNGGKLGFYYKDHEILPPLPIGYHRYTLENYKGDTLDGVTEHEVKEFDPPSEIRALIEGQFLSMRGHAERFGMPSPPKRIIATGGASANHSILTSIASIFGCNVYTVQRPDSASLGAALRAAHGWLCNRNGGFVPISCLYKDRLENTAFGSKLVATVEDDKLVAKYGVLVKKRMEIENQLVQKLGR; from the exons GTCACTCAAGGCGACTGTGTTGGATTCTAATCTCTGCATATTGACTTCTGAAATAGTCAACTTTGATTCCGAACTACCCCATTACAAAACCAAAGACGGTGTCTACAGAGACTCATCAATCAACGGCAGAATCGTTTCCCCTACCCTAATGTGGGTTGAAGCACTAGACCTAATTCTTCAAAGACTTCAAGACTCAAAAAAAATCGATTTCAACAAACTCGCTGCTGTTTCGGGCAGCGGGCAGCAACACGGTAGTGTGTACTGGAAAAAGGGTAGCTCTAACATTCTGTCATCTTTGGATCCTAGAAAGCCGTTGGTTGATCAATTCGGTCAAGCATTTTCAACAAGAGAATCACCGATTTGGATGGATAGTAGCACAACAGAACAATGCAGGGCTATTGAGAATGCTGTTGGCGGTCCGTTAGAGTTATCAAAGCTGACTGGCTCCCGGGCCTATGAACGGTTCACGGGCCCACAAATTAGAAGGATTTTTGAAACGCAACCTGAAGTTTATAATGATACCGAACGGATTTCACTTGTGAGCTCTTTTGTTGCATCTGTTTTGATCGGAAAGTATGCATGTATTGATCACACAGATGGGTCTGGAATGAATTTAATGGATATTAAGGAAAGAGTTTGGTCAAAACAGGCTTTGAAG GCCACAGCTCCGGATTTAGAGGAAAAACTTGGGACGTTAGCTCCTGCTCATGCCGTTGCTGGTTTAATCGCGCCATATTTTGTTCAGAG GTACCAATTCAACAAGGAGTGTTTGGTTATTCAATGTTCAGGAGATAATCCGAACAGCTTGGCAG GATTAACGATCAATACACCAGGGGATTTGGCAATCAGTCTTGGCACCAGTGATACT GTATTTGGGATAACCATGGATCATAAGCCGAGCATAGAGGGACATGTTCTACCGAACCCTGTTGATCCTGAAAGTTACATGGTTATGTTATGCTACAAAAACGGGTCTCTAACTCGTGAAG ATATACGTGATCGATGTGCGGATAAATCTTGGGATGTTTTTAATCAGTACCTGAAGCAAGCTCCAGCCTTGAATg GTGGAAAGCTAGGTTTTTATTACAAAGATCATGAAATTCTTCCGCCCCTCCCCA TCGGTTACCATCGATACACCCTTGAGAATTATAAAGGTGACACGCTGGATGGTGTCACTGAACACGAAGTAAAGGAGTTTGACCCTCCTTCTGAG ATTAGAGCTCTTATTGAAGGTCAATTCCTTTCCATGAGAGGTCATGCCGAAAGATTCGGGATGCCATCTCCCCCGAAACGGATAATCGCAACCGGTGGTGCATCTGCAAACCACAGCATTTTGACCTCCATCGCGTCCATTTTCGGTTGCAATGTTTACACAGTCCAAAGACCAG ATTCAGCTTCGTTAGGAGCGGCACTGAGGGCGGCCCATGGCTGGCTGTGCAATCGTAATGGCGGTTTTGTGCCTATTTCATGCTTGTATAAAGATAGATTGGAGAACACAGCTTTTGGATCTAAACTTGTTGCGACGGTTGAAGATGATAAACTCGTCGCTAAATATGGAGTTTTGGTGAAGAAACGTATGGAGATTGAGAACCAGCTTGTTCAGAAATTGGGACGTTGA